Proteins found in one Plasmodium malariae genome assembly, chromosome: 13 genomic segment:
- the PmUG01_13064200 gene encoding PIR protein: MTSVSSGENENSVTLYLKYRQEFNDVLSDIRNDQRQGGENPGRKCNKIAQGDFIEPCQQIGRYLIEIKELYKSDHLGRCNYLNYRINSDVNYSKNPGWFEKYNIFSSQLDNICENYIKKIEPDILNKLKELYSLYEDFNSFKVQNYQIKGGSCDKIKDCHKFYVDNYKDCVGKERNPFCKELNNFKKSYENKMRDVTACVNVHNSYQLKKGITYLFPFTPMKSWLYNHLQKKKIMQLKDVEGKTRESLQNIYNEVNRNYLESFHNIAYQPQGVI, translated from the exons ATGACATCCGTGAGTTCAGGGGAAAac gaaAATTCTGTGACATTATATCTTAAATATAGACAGGAATTTAATGATGTTTTATCAGATATTAGGAATGATCAGAGACAAGGCGGTGAAAATCCTGGaagaaaatgtaataaaattgcGCAAGGTGATTTTATTGAACCATGCCAACAGATTGGTAGatatttaattgaaataaaGGAACTTTATAAATCTGATCACCTCGGACGTTGTAATTACTTGAATTATCGGATAAATTCAGATGTAAATTATAGTAAGAATCCCGGCTGGTTTGAgaagtataatattttctcttcccaattagataatatatgtgagaattatataaaaaaaattgaacctgatattttaaacaaaCTTAAAGAATTATACAGTTTATACGAAGATTTTAACAGTTTTAAAGTTCAAAATTATCAAATCAAAGGTGGTAGTtgtgataaaattaaagattgtcataaattttatgttgATAATTACAAGGATTGCGTAGGAAAAGAAAGAAACCCTTTTTGCAAAGAGTTAAACAATTTTAAGAAatcatatgaaaataaaatgcgAGATGTAACTGCTTGTGTTAATGTCCACAATTCTTACCAACTGAAAAAAGGGATTACATATTTGTTTCCA ttTACTCCAATGAAATCGTGGTTATATAAtcatttgcaaaaaaaaaaaataatgcaacTTAAAGACGTTGAAGGAAAAACGAGAGAATCCTtacaaaacatatataatgaagTAAATAGAAATTATTTAGAAAGTTTTCATAACATAGCCTATCAACCTCAAGGAGttatttaa
- the PmUG01_13064000 gene encoding STP1 protein, protein MLDVYFRSIKNHVEEKTLSLSYAKNVEEFRNECLNLAGYLIQKMSPPKGETPRTWEAGIKHLLRHYFNKTTKYGKCPMILHNKHKEILELKYDEEDFCRKKRRDLLKIDDLKRSISCKCDNEYLTKCKEYNVWIKKMEKKFDPKKSLIQTCYKKKKPKNPLLICDILDSKTFEELHDCSCTHTDAICEELTGKEEKTLQEASASKDESISTSHLQAEQALSDTRASITTQPVGKIQSEEQHEIQVQLQNQITNNQEENPDTPQVQDTESPSSTVSESREAEASERLTLVQQKSPVTSHPSETNSLINSASFSSPDIPLPHKSSKISVFSNNIFHEYVFFFICKYTLMGQLKKKKKIKRRQAKFLKILIPSHSDRKKVFLTHNHLEHPYYDDEEITKKIKILEHNMIKNLHESKEKKKRSKTIIEVHMEVLQEWKNEEWNYKKGEFLEICLEVFTKELYGLYPNLTNDELIMENIKSSNDIEKQKNLWNKWIERHRNISEKLNKVDWYNNLKNEWKKEKFYIKEMEELKNKSSNKKQNNLYLEREKDLWKKWILKKAYIIEQYFEQDWFKGLTEEYQNLLNEYKNDEYENDVSIINIEELEHKENYEELYKYIKKKLLSKLCILVLMTILEECKKEEYIEDRELHLDSFINKRKTKKNSEKIPEISDKFIEKYSNVYENSKNSDIQNNIEENFFREEMNDWIGEEVTYVNSTECVSNIDKYYNSTT, encoded by the exons ATGTTAGATGTATACTTTAGAAGTATTAAGAACCATGTAGAAGAAAAAACTCTTTCTTTAAGTTATGCGAAAAATGTAGAAGAATTTAGGAATGAATGTTTAAATTTGGCTGGATATCTTATACAGAAAATGTCTCCACCAAAAGGGGAAACCCCAAGAACTTGGGAAGCAGGAATAAAGCATTTACTGAGGCATTACTTCAATAAAACAACTAAATATGGAAAATGCCCTATGATTTTACATAACAAACATAAAGaaattttagaattaaaGTATGATGAAGAAGATTTCTGTAGAAAAAAACGAAGAGATTTACTTAAAATAGATGACTTAAAAAGAAGTATATCATGTAAATGtgataatgaatatttaacCAAATGCAAAGAATATAATGTGTGGATAAAAAAGATGGAGAAAAAATTTGATCCAAAAAAAAGCCTCATTCAAacatgttataaaaaaaaaaaacctaaAAATCCATTATTAATATGCGATATACTGGATTCAAAAACTTTTGAGGAACTTCATGATTGCTCATGTACTCATACAGATGCAATTTGTGAAGAATTAACtggaaaagaagaaaaaacatTACAAGAAGCATCTGCAAGTAAAGATGAAAGTATATCTACTTCACATCTTCAAGCGGAACAGGCCTTGAGTGATACCCGTGCATCTATAACTACTCAACCAGTAGGAAAAATTCAAAGCGAAGAGCAACATGAAATTCAAGTACAGCTACAAAACCAAATTACAAATAATCAAGAAGAAAATCCGGATACCCCTCAAGTACAAGATACAGAATCACCATCTTCGACAGTTTCAGAATCTAGAGAAGCTGAAGCATCAGAACGTCTTACATTAGTACAACAGAAATCCCCTGTGACCTCCCATCCTTCTGAAACTAATTCGTTAATTAATTCTGCATCATTTTCTTCCCCAGATATTCCTCTTCCTCATAAATCTTCGAAAATTTCAG TTttcagtaataatatatttcatgaatatgtatttttttttatttgtaaatacaCATTAATGGgacagttaaaaaaaaaaaagaagataaaaagaagacaagcaaaatttcttaaaatactAATACCTTCACATTCGGacagaaaaaaagtatttttaacTCATAATCATTTGGAACACCCATATtatgatgatgaagaaattactaaaaaaataaaaatacttgaACATaacatgataaaaaatttacatgagtcaaaggaaaaaaagaaaaggtcCAAAACTATTATAGAAGTACATATGGAAGTGCTTCAAGAATGGAAAAACGAAGAATGGAATTAcaaaaaaggagaatttttagaaatatgcTTAGAAGTGTTCACAAAAGAGTTATATGGACTTTATCCTAATTTAACAAATGATGAACtaataatggaaaatattaaaagtagcaatgatattgaaaaacaaaaaaatttatggaataaatggatagaaagacatagaaatatttctgaaaaattgaataaagtGGACTggtataataatttgaaaaatgaatggaaaaaagaaaaattttacataaaagaaatggaagaattaaaaaataaatcatcgaataaaaaacaaaataatctatatttggaaagagaaaaagattTGTGGAAAAAATGGATACTAAAAAAGGCGTATATTATAGAACAATATTTTGAACAAGATTGGTTTAAAGGACTAACTGAGGAATACCAGAATTtgttaaatgaatataaaaatgatgaatacGAAAATGATGTgtcaataataaatatagaagaatTGGAACacaaagaaaattatgaagaattatataaatatataaaaaaaaaattactatcaAAACTTTGTATATTAGTACTTATGACAATATTAGAAGAATGCAAAAAAGAGGAGTATATAGAAGATAGAGAATTACATTTAGAtagttttataaataaaaggaaaactaaaaaaaattcagaaAAAATACCAGAAATTTCAGACAAATTTATTGAAAAGTATAGTAACGTTTAtgaaaatagcaaaaatagcgatattcaaaataatatagaggAGAACTTCTTTAGGGAAGAGATGAACGATTGGATAGGAGAAGAAGTAACTTATGTAAATTCCACAGAATGTGTAAGTAATATTgacaaatattataacagTACAACCTAG
- the PmUG01_13063700 gene encoding Plasmodium exported protein, unknown function, with protein sequence MEQTIMLPYYIRICLFILLSCISHFHHDMSTFNKYLAGRKNIDETLDTITYRLLAKYKHEKGPIIARLKKDIPTINEYSKMCVSSNGKVEKGKNKRTNQCLLNNIVEHGHTNINKSSVYSRRNSHFEKRMLDKIYYKNKVRHFTNADFLFLKNDIKVNKSFICAVTIYHLFVSIIGSVLLLCTYKNLQFKFTLDWGLGLGILGCICVFIVILIMIYLHRQILKYGKIRHIKSELHNTAYPSH encoded by the exons ATGGAACAAACGATTATGTTACCATATTATATTAGGATTTGTTTGTTTATCCTATTGAGTTGCATATCTCATTTTCATCATGATATG agtacctttaataaatatttggctgggagaaaaaatattgatgaAACATTAGATACAATAACTTATCGAttactagcaaaatataagcaTGAAAAGGGTCCAATTATTGCACGGTTGAAAAAAGATATACCAACTATCAATGAATACTCAAAAATGTGTGTTTCAAGCAATGGAAAAgtagaaaaaggaaaaaataaaagaacaaatcaatgtttattaaataatatagtagAACATGGCCatactaatataaataaatcttCGGTATACAGTAGAAGAAATtcacattttgaaaaaaggatgttagataaaatatactataaaaataaagttaggCATTTTACAAATGCtgattttttgtttttaaaaaatgatataaaagtaaacaaATCTTTTATCTGTGCTGTAACTATCTAccatttatttgtttcaaTAATAGGATCTGTTTTACTActgtgtacatataaaaacttacaatttaaatttacattaGATTGGGGTCTTGGATTAGGTATATTAGGGTGTATATGCGTGTTCATAGTTATTCTAATAATGATTTATCTCCATagacaaattttaaaatatggcAAGATAAGACATATAAAGAGTGAATTGCATAATACGGCATATCCTTCTCACTGA
- the PmUG01_13063600 gene encoding PIR protein produces MEDYEYDEILQKLPSHKIYNELNNVDNNVVISSVCKREDYKKCGDIDTCLNICKKIEKNLKYLSEIRKSEVYYNRCSHYMYWVYKEIWNLFKSNSNPNNVEAVITEFLNLQSSLTRYYGILNCHYIFSKKSLEVLKTKNEEKHLFDYFKNFEYIRTKETCDKVKIDKYIKYLNYIHGLYNGKKNCCVKNISKCPNYFLNCGNELDPSKLLSELHSEKEKDCGRLKSIISNTSEEKRDSTPFSEEFMKSIYITRCPILSSGESSSNNSGVLCNLFRTYMNPRRNVNETGKTVQELRENISSEAQVEISSTSLSEAPSEKNKKKEGDSITEKINLISSDEKADNAFRWNFGKGKLSCPPNKPEDDEYGMCEYMEELVKDGFFAKAEDSEGYEFKRGPLWKYEYLASATRNKRHEHLGKSRSLILKDYGRSQSIFHKRAETFYASNSSRKAIPGKDTEYNILQNTFVRISIVSTLFTPFGSYVGKNKKRKKRYRINLAQLNTQRIPRRFIKRSYRHSDRRRFSVVNLQP; encoded by the exons atggaagattatgaatat GAtgaaattttacaaaaattaccttcacataagatatataatgaattgaATAATGTGGATAATAATGTAGTAATTAGTAGCGTTTGTAAAAGAGAGGATTACAAAAAATGCGGTGATATAGATACTTGTCTTAACATATGTAAAAagattgaaaaaaatttaaaatatttatctgAAATACGTAAATCAGAAGTCTATTATAATCGATGTTCACATTATATGTACTGGGTATATAAGGAAATATGGAACTTATTTAAATCTAATTCAAATCCTAATAATGTGGAAGCTGTTATTACTGAATTTCTTAATTTACAATCTTCTCTTACTAGATATTATGGAATATTAAATtgtcattatattttttcgaaaaaaagCTTAGAAGTATTGAAAActaaaaatgaagagaaaCATTTGtttgattattttaaaaattttgaatatattagaaCTAAAGAAACTTGTGATAAAGTTAAgattgataaatatataaagtaccttaattatattcatggtttatataatggaaaaaagaattgTTGTGTGAAAAACATATCAAAGTGTCCAAACTATTTTTTGAATTGCGGTAATGAGCTTGATCCAAGTAAACTTCTATCTGAATTACATTctgaaaaagagaaagatTGCGGTAGActaaaaagtattataagTAATACTTCTGAAGAAAAACGTGATTCTACGCCATTCAGTGAAGAATTCATGAAGTCAATTTATATAACTCGATGTCCTATATTGAGTAGTGGGGAATCTTCATCAAATAATAGTGGTGTGTTATGTAATTTATTCCGAACATATATGAATCCACGTCGCAATGTGAATGAAACTGGAAAAACGGTACAAGAGCTTCGTGAAAATATTTCTTCAGAAGCTCAGGTAGAAATATCCAGTACATCTTTATCAGAAGCTCCatctgaaaaaaataagaaaaaagaggGCGATAGTattacagaaaaaataaatttaatatcatCTGATGAAAAGGCAGATAATGCATTTAGATGGAATTTTGGAAAAGGAAAACTGAGTTGTCCACCTAATAAACCAGAGGACGATGAGTATGGAATGTGCGAATATATGGAAGAATTGGTTAAAGATGGTTTTTTTGCGAAAGCAGAAGATTCTGAGGGTTATGAATTTAAGAGGGGCCCGTTATGGAAATATGAATACTTGGCAAGTGCAACTAGAAATAAACGACATGAACATTTAGGGAAATCGAGATCATTAATTTTGAAGGATTATGGACGTTCACAATCTATATTCCATAAAAGAGCAGAGACTTTTTATGCTTCAAATTCAAGCAGAAAAGCAATTCCTGGAAAAGATAccgaatataatattttgcaGAACACTTTTGTTCGTATTTCCATTGTGAGTACTTTG TTTACTCCCTTTGGATCATATGtaggtaaaaataaaaaaagaaaaaaaagatataggATTAATTTAGCTCAATTAAATACGCAAAGAATACCAAGGAGATTTATAAAACGTAGTTATAGACATTCTGATAGGAGAAGGTTTAGTGTAGTAAATTTACAACCATGA